The Betta splendens chromosome 7, fBetSpl5.4, whole genome shotgun sequence genome includes a window with the following:
- the LOC114858750 gene encoding uncharacterized protein LOC114858750, translating to MTVFSGHTLTCHQAEYLIENECCPMCLPGSRVKTDCTEFRSTSCLSCLEGTYMNQPTGLKYCLACTNCDQGSGLKTKKSCTSTSDTICEPLEGFYCVESSDNDCNAARQHRRCETGQYISKNGTSSSDTECSDCSDGTFSDGSFTSCRPHTQCDRENLHMVKAGTASTDAECGVQPDTNESQLTSIITGTVIVLIALFHLEANRRERRSSCHSCALPVGGGSGQRGRVVAVFVFPGSCCQSNEYTARDGQCCPRCLEGTVVLRDCKAESGTQCVPCEEGTYMNRPNGLKSCFPCTSCDPGDGLFKRYNCTVKVDTVCDVSPGYFCKSWEETICIFADKHTVCKPGQRIKEPGTERSDAVCEDCQPGFFSPHGVNCTAWTVCSDTEINVRAGDAQTDVVCRDASRHHYFLVFGISCSLVTLCGVTIKGWISKKTKHSHSGCELQTADKQITALGCSKKVMLDTRDEAAAL from the exons ATGACTGTCTTcagtggacacacactcacgtgtCATCAAGCTGAGTATCTGATTGAAAATGAATGCTGCCCCATGTGTTTACCTG GAAGTAGAGTAAAAACTGACTGTACAGAATTCAGAAGCACATCCTGCCTATCGTGTTTGGAGGGAACCTACATGAACCAGCCCACTGGACTTAAATACTGTTTAGCCTGCACAAATTGTGATCAAG GTTCTGGTCTGAAGACAAAGAAGTCATGTACGTCAACGTCAGACACAATCTGTGAACCACTGGAGGGATTTTACTGTGTGGAGTCTTCAGATAACGACTGTAATGCAGCACGACAACACAGACGCTGTGAAACAGGACAATACATCAGTAAAAATG GAACCTCGTCCTCTGACACCGAGTGCTCTGACTGCAGTGATGGAACCTTCTCAGATGGATCATTTACTTCCTGTcgaccacacacaca ATGTGACAGAGAAAACCTTCATATGGTAAAAGCAGGAACAGCTTCAACTGATGCTGAGTGTGGAGTACAGCCTGATACCAACGAATCACAGCTGACATCAATTATAACTGGCACAGTTATTGTTTTAATTGCTTTATTT CATCTGGAGGCCAATAGGAGGGAGAGACGTTCATCCTGCCACTCGTGTGCTCTACCGGTAGGCGGCGGTAGCGGCCAACGCGGAA GGGTCGTCGCCGTCTTTGTCTTTCCGGGATCGTGCTGCCAATCAAACGAATATACGGCACGTGACGGACAGTGTTGCCCGAGATGTCTAGAGG GCACAGTTGTTCTAAGAGACTGCAAAGCAGAGTCAGGCACCCAGTGTGTTCCTTGTGAGGAGGGGACTTACATGAACCGACccaatggcctgaaaagctgcTTCCCCTGCACCTCATGTGATCCAG GTGACGGTCTTTTCAAGAGGTacaactgtacagtaaaagttgATACAGTTTGTGACGTTTCACCTGGATATTTCTGCAAAAGCTGGGAGGAAACAATCTGCATTTTTGCAGACAAGCACACGGTCTGTAAACCTGGACAAAGGATAAAAGAACCTG GAACCGAAAGATCCGATGCAGTGTGTGAAGACTGTCAACCCGGCTTTTTTTCACCGCATGGTGTGAACTGCACAGCTTGGACAGT TTGCTCAGACACTGAAATAAATGTCAGAGCAGGCGACGCACAGACTGACGTTGTCTGCAGGGACGCATCAAGACATCATTACTTCCTAGTTTTTGGTATTTCGTGTTCTTTAGTAACACTCTGTGGTGTTACAATCAAAG gttggatttcaaaaaaaacaaaacacagccaCTCAG GTTGTGAACTCCAGACTGCTGATAAACAAATCACAGCTCTTGGCTGTTCGAAGAAGGTCATGTTAGACACCagagatgaagctgctgctctctaG